A region of Reichenbachiella carrageenanivorans DNA encodes the following proteins:
- a CDS encoding DUF748 domain-containing protein — MPIKKSLKIVSMIALVLIAIALIILPIIVRQVAIKNSEKWIGRSIDIDDIDINLFTSTVEIFDLKVYEPDGATVFVGLDTLLVDLELYRLMNHEFVLEQLYLAGSTISVIKSDSSFNFDDIVAHFESSDTTEIEVPIDTAVQTEESGMAIILSNMELKDALFTLQERGTEEVMELKNINFFVPFIALNQANSSEAGLKFDFTNGGYFQSQVDFNPKTSDFEAHVMIHDLAIGGYEKFLTKYITLGKLDGAIDLALNVTGNINAVEQVDINGRFGLQHFVLEDVGALPLVKFDNLKVTLTEADLATNRFVVDSVILTKPTIHFELFDSSNNFVEFLAHAMPTDTTIQEKEVVVEPVVVDSIATPAAPVYYTIHTIRVEDGVLEYTDSRTGDEFVYHLNQMQLAVDTVDSETHWVVAQANMVLNDRGKLVAELGIDPTNPMDLTLDYTISDFMLSDLNIYSRYYMGFPILYGDMYYKSHTEIKNHQLVSENKLIIRHVELGNKTKGLHDLPLKLALFLLKDKEGVITLDVPLKGNLDDPDVSVGKIVWKTLNNLIFKVVAAPGKMLVGFVGGNPQDLKEIKYDYMDSTFSDKKKKQLDLLITLETKKPELSIDLVYYNDVQLEKEAIARDRVGSDFNKKTGQNYKRDQEAFEQYVIGRLGRDTLSVSESCLLIMDKATVDTIYTKYNQFRYESLSQYLKATSDSTNIKLHIAKETEPKNIGSRPIFEVKYGLKEED; from the coding sequence ATGCCTATAAAGAAAAGCCTAAAGATAGTTTCTATGATAGCACTTGTACTGATAGCTATTGCTTTGATCATACTACCTATAATAGTACGTCAGGTGGCCATAAAAAACAGTGAAAAGTGGATAGGCAGATCTATTGATATAGATGACATCGATATCAACCTATTTACCAGTACGGTAGAAATTTTCGACCTTAAAGTATATGAACCCGATGGGGCAACTGTTTTTGTGGGCTTAGATACTTTATTGGTGGATTTAGAGCTTTATCGCTTAATGAACCATGAGTTTGTATTAGAACAGCTTTATCTGGCAGGTTCTACGATCAGTGTGATCAAATCCGATTCTAGTTTTAATTTCGATGACATTGTGGCTCATTTCGAATCCAGCGATACTACAGAAATAGAAGTACCTATAGACACGGCTGTACAAACAGAAGAGTCTGGTATGGCGATTATACTTTCCAATATGGAATTGAAAGACGCTTTGTTTACCCTCCAAGAAAGAGGTACGGAAGAGGTCATGGAGCTCAAAAACATTAACTTCTTTGTGCCTTTTATTGCGCTGAACCAAGCGAATAGCAGCGAGGCGGGGTTAAAGTTTGATTTTACTAATGGTGGATATTTTCAATCTCAGGTGGATTTCAATCCAAAAACCAGTGACTTCGAAGCGCATGTGATGATTCATGATTTGGCTATAGGCGGTTACGAAAAGTTTTTGACCAAATATATTACTTTGGGCAAGTTGGATGGCGCAATCGACCTCGCGTTGAATGTAACTGGCAACATCAATGCAGTCGAACAGGTAGATATCAATGGTAGGTTTGGTTTACAGCATTTTGTACTAGAGGATGTAGGGGCTCTACCCTTGGTTAAATTCGATAACCTGAAAGTGACACTGACAGAAGCGGATCTGGCCACCAATCGTTTTGTGGTAGATTCTGTGATTCTGACCAAGCCTACGATTCATTTTGAGTTATTTGATTCGTCTAACAATTTTGTTGAATTTTTGGCGCACGCCATGCCTACAGACACCACCATACAAGAGAAGGAAGTAGTCGTTGAGCCAGTAGTAGTAGATTCTATCGCTACACCAGCAGCACCGGTCTATTATACCATCCATACGATTAGGGTAGAAGACGGTGTATTAGAATATACCGATAGCCGTACAGGCGACGAGTTCGTCTATCATCTAAATCAAATGCAACTGGCAGTAGACACAGTAGATAGTGAAACGCACTGGGTAGTCGCACAAGCAAATATGGTACTGAATGACAGAGGGAAACTAGTAGCTGAATTGGGCATAGACCCAACCAACCCCATGGATTTGACTTTGGACTATACCATTAGCGATTTTATGCTGAGTGATCTCAATATCTATTCTCGCTATTATATGGGATTCCCAATATTGTATGGCGATATGTACTATAAGTCGCATACCGAAATCAAAAACCACCAACTGGTGAGCGAAAACAAGCTGATCATTCGACATGTAGAGTTGGGCAACAAAACCAAAGGGTTGCATGATTTGCCACTCAAGCTTGCGCTGTTTTTGCTCAAGGATAAAGAAGGCGTGATTACGCTCGATGTACCATTGAAAGGCAACTTGGATGATCCAGATGTAAGTGTGGGCAAGATCGTGTGGAAAACACTCAACAACCTAATATTTAAAGTAGTCGCCGCACCGGGCAAAATGTTGGTTGGTTTTGTAGGGGGCAACCCACAAGATCTCAAAGAGATCAAATACGATTACATGGATTCTACTTTTTCTGATAAAAAGAAAAAACAACTAGATCTGCTCATAACGCTAGAAACCAAAAAGCCTGAATTGTCGATAGACTTGGTGTATTACAATGATGTTCAACTGGAAAAAGAAGCTATCGCCAGAGATCGAGTAGGTAGTGATTTCAACAAAAAAACAGGACAAAACTATAAGCGAGATCAGGAGGCGTTTGAGCAGTATGTGATCGGGCGGCTGGGACGGGATACGCTTTCTGTCAGCGAGAGCTGTTTGCTGATCATGGATAAGGCTACTGTAGATACAATCTATACCAAGTACAACCAATTCAGATACGAAAGCTTGTCACAATACCTCAAAGCCACTTCGGACTCTACCAATATCAAACTCCACATAGCCAAAGAAACCGAACCTAAAAACATAGGAAGTCGACCTATATTTGAAGTAAAGTACGGCCTCAAAGAAGAGGATTAG
- a CDS encoding DUF2911 domain-containing protein: protein MMNTKTIQSTVLTAALVVLLCWQVTAQVTLPRGVSPAAKLEQTIGISTVTINYSRPRVTFNGQDRTGQIWGTLVPWGFDAVSFVDGRNIPWRAGANENTIITFSDEVKIEGKSLAAGSYGLHMAVYENGKATLIFSTNTSSWGSFYYDEKEDALRVEVQTKETTPTEVLTYDVIAMDNSSATIALKWEKKAIPFKVTYDVHEIVLANFREELRSVPGFGWQGLNQAAQYCAQNNINQEEAIQWINRSIANNKNFNNLSTKGQLLTQQGAIKEADALLAESVAIANVGQLNFLGYQMIGQQKYDKAIEYFVLNAKRNPKNANCWDSLGEAYKIKGDTKNAIKNLKKSLSMNPPANVKANSIKLLKELGVDTSAYES from the coding sequence ATGATGAACACAAAAACTATCCAATCCACAGTATTGACAGCTGCACTCGTTGTGCTGCTGTGTTGGCAAGTGACTGCACAAGTCACGCTTCCAAGGGGAGTGAGTCCAGCGGCCAAGCTCGAGCAAACCATCGGTATTTCTACCGTTACCATCAACTACTCCAGGCCACGGGTAACTTTCAATGGCCAAGATCGCACTGGCCAAATCTGGGGAACACTAGTCCCTTGGGGATTTGATGCTGTTTCTTTTGTAGACGGTCGAAACATCCCATGGCGTGCAGGAGCCAATGAAAATACAATTATTACTTTTTCTGACGAGGTGAAAATAGAAGGCAAAAGTCTCGCTGCGGGGTCTTATGGCCTGCACATGGCTGTCTATGAAAATGGAAAAGCCACTCTTATCTTTTCCACCAATACCTCCTCTTGGGGTAGTTTCTACTACGACGAAAAAGAAGATGCCCTACGTGTGGAAGTACAAACAAAAGAAACTACTCCAACAGAAGTACTTACCTACGATGTGATTGCCATGGACAACTCTAGTGCAACTATCGCTCTGAAGTGGGAGAAAAAAGCTATTCCATTTAAGGTGACTTATGATGTTCACGAGATCGTACTGGCTAATTTCCGAGAAGAGCTTAGGTCCGTTCCTGGTTTTGGCTGGCAGGGACTCAATCAAGCAGCTCAATACTGTGCACAAAACAACATCAATCAGGAAGAAGCCATCCAATGGATAAATCGCTCCATTGCCAACAACAAAAATTTTAACAATCTATCGACCAAAGGGCAACTACTCACTCAACAGGGCGCAATAAAAGAAGCAGACGCACTACTGGCAGAGTCTGTGGCTATTGCCAATGTAGGGCAGCTCAATTTTCTAGGGTATCAAATGATCGGTCAGCAGAAGTATGACAAAGCCATCGAGTATTTTGTATTAAACGCCAAACGAAACCCTAAAAATGCCAACTGTTGGGATAGCTTGGGTGAGGCATATAAAATCAAAGGGGACACAAAAAACGCTATTAAAAACTTGAAAAAATCGCTGTCGATGAACCCGCCAGCCAATGTGAAAGCCAACTCCATTAAGCTGTTAAAAGAACTGGGTGTAGATACCAGTGCTTACGAATCTTGA
- a CDS encoding iron chaperone, which translates to MQSTATSVEEYLDSLPDDRRSAISEVRLIILENLPKGIEERMNWGMISYEVPLAIYPDTYNKKPLMYAALASQKNHMSVYLSGIYCDKSLKENFEMDYHASGQKLDMGKSCVRFRKLEHLPLEVIGRAIAATDMDTFVAFAKSHKRR; encoded by the coding sequence ATGCAAAGCACAGCCACCTCTGTGGAGGAATATCTGGACTCGCTGCCAGATGATCGTCGATCGGCCATCTCCGAAGTACGATTGATCATTCTAGAAAATTTACCGAAAGGCATAGAAGAAAGGATGAATTGGGGTATGATCAGCTATGAAGTACCCCTTGCTATATATCCAGACACTTACAACAAAAAGCCCCTCATGTATGCTGCCTTGGCATCTCAAAAAAACCATATGTCTGTATATCTAAGTGGAATCTATTGTGACAAATCGCTCAAAGAAAATTTTGAGATGGATTATCACGCTAGTGGCCAAAAACTGGACATGGGTAAAAGCTGTGTGCGATTCAGAAAATTGGAACATTTGCCACTAGAAGTCATCGGGCGAGCCATTGCTGCCACAGATATGGATACCTTTGTTGCGTTTGCAAAGTCCCATAAAAGAAGATAG
- a CDS encoding TonB-dependent receptor, which yields MKKFLLAKLLVCLGLYAQAQQTISGYVKDASNGETLIGATVLIKGTSQGVITNVYGFYSITLPADQYEVEYRYIGYLPVAQQVDLSENRRIDIELPPESQQLEEIVISSDPEDVNVSGIQMSTNKLDIETITKIPSFMGEADVLRSIQMVPGVATVGEGASGFNVRGGSVGQNMVLLDEAPVYNSSHLMGFFSVFNPDAVKDVNLIKGGIPARYGGRISSVLDIRMKEGNVKEFEGQGGIGTVFSRLAVEAPIVKDKASFILAGRRSYIDVLAKPFTDVFDGGAALNFYDLTAKTNWQINDKNRIYLSGYFGRDVFKFDKDQGFNWGNSTATLRWNHIFGNRLFANFTTFYSDYDYELAFGDDELDKFRWSSRVLNYDFKPEFTYFLNPDNEISFGGEALYFKFEPANVNSVNAGKASDSSLPNKNALETALYISNNQKIGSDVELQYGVRFSNFNLLGSGTAFYYGDTIPGVRKPLIDSATYSTGEVMQSYHNFEPRFSIKYQLNNQNSFKASYNKTSQYIHLVSNTTASNPLDVWTPSSNNIEPQIGHQVALGWFRNFGPENNVEFSAEVYYRKTKNQIDYIDGAELLINEYIEGDLLSGDGRAYGLELYAKKNTGALTGWVSYTVARTELQVQGINNGDWYPTRYDQLHNFKLAAFYDLNENWQFSSNFTFVTGTPTTFPTSRFEQAGYVVPYAYGDGRNNFRIPNYYRWDLSATKYNKTVRRNGKPKRFHSHWVFAVYNVLGTKNPFSIYFTQADERFAPGQPVDTQARQVSIIGSMIPSISYNFKF from the coding sequence ATGAAAAAATTTCTATTGGCCAAACTATTAGTTTGTCTGGGGCTCTATGCTCAAGCACAGCAGACCATTAGTGGCTATGTAAAAGATGCAAGTAATGGAGAGACTCTCATCGGTGCAACAGTGCTGATCAAAGGCACCTCTCAAGGCGTGATCACTAATGTATATGGATTTTATTCTATCACCCTTCCCGCAGACCAATACGAAGTAGAGTATCGATATATTGGCTACTTGCCTGTGGCACAGCAAGTAGATCTTTCTGAAAACCGAAGAATAGATATAGAACTGCCTCCCGAAAGTCAGCAGCTAGAAGAAATCGTAATCTCTAGTGATCCCGAGGATGTCAATGTATCGGGTATTCAGATGTCGACCAATAAACTAGACATAGAAACCATCACGAAGATCCCATCATTTATGGGAGAGGCCGATGTGCTACGAAGTATCCAAATGGTACCAGGTGTAGCTACAGTAGGCGAAGGTGCTTCTGGCTTCAACGTTCGTGGTGGGAGTGTAGGACAAAATATGGTACTGCTCGACGAAGCTCCTGTATACAACTCCTCACATTTGATGGGTTTTTTCTCCGTGTTTAATCCAGACGCCGTGAAAGATGTAAACCTGATCAAAGGTGGTATTCCAGCTCGGTATGGAGGACGTATTTCTTCTGTACTAGACATCCGCATGAAAGAAGGCAATGTCAAAGAGTTTGAAGGACAGGGCGGTATCGGTACGGTATTTAGCCGACTGGCCGTGGAAGCGCCTATCGTTAAAGACAAGGCGTCTTTTATCCTAGCAGGTCGTAGGTCTTATATCGACGTACTTGCCAAGCCATTTACCGATGTATTCGATGGCGGTGCGGCACTCAATTTTTATGACCTTACGGCAAAGACCAACTGGCAAATCAATGACAAAAATCGAATATACCTATCAGGGTATTTCGGTAGAGATGTTTTCAAATTTGATAAAGATCAAGGTTTTAATTGGGGCAATAGTACAGCAACTCTGAGGTGGAATCACATTTTCGGAAATCGCTTGTTTGCTAATTTTACTACCTTCTATAGCGATTATGATTACGAGCTGGCCTTTGGAGACGATGAGCTGGACAAGTTCCGGTGGAGTTCTCGGGTGCTTAATTATGATTTCAAGCCAGAATTTACTTATTTCCTTAACCCCGATAATGAAATTTCATTTGGAGGTGAGGCTTTGTATTTCAAATTTGAGCCCGCTAATGTAAACTCTGTGAACGCAGGTAAAGCGAGTGATTCCAGTTTACCAAATAAAAATGCACTCGAGACGGCTTTATACATTTCCAACAATCAGAAAATAGGATCTGACGTAGAGCTACAGTATGGTGTGCGATTTTCCAATTTCAACTTGTTGGGGTCTGGTACGGCCTTCTATTATGGAGATACGATCCCCGGCGTGAGAAAACCACTGATCGATAGTGCTACATATAGCACTGGAGAAGTAATGCAGTCTTATCACAACTTTGAGCCAAGATTTTCTATCAAGTACCAATTGAATAATCAAAACTCATTCAAAGCCAGTTACAACAAGACCAGTCAGTACATCCATTTAGTATCCAATACCACCGCATCCAATCCGCTCGATGTGTGGACGCCCAGTAGCAACAACATCGAACCTCAGATAGGACATCAGGTCGCGTTGGGCTGGTTCCGAAATTTCGGGCCAGAAAATAATGTGGAGTTTTCTGCAGAAGTCTATTATCGAAAAACCAAAAATCAGATTGACTACATTGATGGAGCAGAACTGCTTATCAACGAATACATCGAGGGAGATTTGCTCTCAGGCGATGGTCGTGCCTATGGACTAGAGCTATACGCCAAGAAAAACACAGGAGCCTTAACGGGGTGGGTGAGCTATACCGTGGCACGTACCGAACTGCAAGTGCAAGGCATCAACAATGGTGACTGGTATCCGACAAGATATGATCAGTTGCATAATTTTAAATTAGCGGCTTTTTATGACCTAAATGAAAACTGGCAGTTCTCTTCCAATTTCACCTTTGTGACAGGCACGCCTACTACCTTCCCTACCTCACGATTCGAACAGGCTGGATATGTGGTGCCATATGCCTATGGAGATGGACGAAACAATTTTCGAATACCAAATTATTATCGATGGGATCTCTCGGCCACCAAGTA